The Syntrophorhabdaceae bacterium nucleotide sequence CCGATCACTCTGCCTCATTATACCATGAATTCCTCCATCCGGCGGACTAAGGTTTTGCTCATGCGCGGGAAGCTTTTATGGTATATGAATGTATAAGGCTGAAGAAGCGCTGTGAAACTTACCATACTCGGAACAGGATCAGCAACCCCATCCCTTGAACGCGGCTCCTCATCGTATATCGTGACCGCCGATCGATCCACGGTACTTGTGGATATTGGGCCTGCCGTGGTGAAAAGGCTTATAGAATATGGGTTTTCCATTGAGGACATAGACGTTATTGCCCTTACCCATTTCCATGTCGATCATACAGCCGACCTCGCGAGCTTTCTTTTTGCCTGCAATTATGGCGTCCCGCCAAGAGAAAAGCCGCTTCTTATCGTCGGAGGCAAGGGCATCCATAAATTTTATCGCGGCCTTAAGGGCGTCTATCCATGGATTCAACCAAAATCGTATGGGCTCACCGTGCGTAGCCTGCCCCGCAGTAGCATCAGAGTAGGTGGTCTGACTATGAAGACCGCTCACGTTACCCACAACCCTGAGAGCACAGCTTTTCGGCTGGAAGCGGGGGCATCCCTGGTATTTTCCGGGGACACGGACTACTCCAAGAACCTTGCGCGGCTTGCCTCAACTGCGGACCTTCTCGTGGTCGACTGTTCCTGTCCGGAGCGGAAGATCAAGGGGCATCTCAATCTTGCCCTGCTTGATAGGCTTGTGAGAGAGGCGAAGCCAAAAAGGGTCATCCTTTCACACCTCTATCCGGATTGGGAGGATTTTCGAGGCGTGCTCCATCCGCCTTATCTTCTGGGGGAAGATGGCCTTGAAGTGGAATTCTGACGCCACGTTACCTGCATCCTTACGGCTTAATCGGCGCACTCATCCATAGAGAGGTCTGTTGAGCTTCTTGCTTACGATCTTCAGGAATTCAAACCAGATTGTGCTTAATACCCCGGCGGCAAGGCAGATGAGAAGGTCAAGGGGGTGGAGCGTGGGAAAACGGAAGAGGCTGCGGAGAAAAGGCACATAGAGCACGAGCCCGAGAAAGATAATTCCCCCGGACACCACAAGCCACACAGCGGCGTGAGACGAGCGGAGCGTGGAAAAGACCGTCCGTGACCAGGAGAGATTGGTAAGGATGAGACAGAGGTTTGCCACAATGAGCGTGCTGAAAGAAAGAGCCCGCGCATCCTGTTCTCCCTGGCCCCGTGACAGGGCGATGACGAAGACTGCCATGACGATTGCAAGTACGCTCAAA carries:
- a CDS encoding MBL fold metallo-hydrolase — its product is MKLTILGTGSATPSLERGSSSYIVTADRSTVLVDIGPAVVKRLIEYGFSIEDIDVIALTHFHVDHTADLASFLFACNYGVPPREKPLLIVGGKGIHKFYRGLKGVYPWIQPKSYGLTVRSLPRSSIRVGGLTMKTAHVTHNPESTAFRLEAGASLVFSGDTDYSKNLARLASTADLLVVDCSCPERKIKGHLNLALLDRLVREAKPKRVILSHLYPDWEDFRGVLHPPYLLGEDGLEVEF